Part of the Candidatus Eisenbacteria bacterium genome is shown below.
GACGACGATGTCCAGCTTCGAGAGCAGGCCGCGCGCGCCCTCGAGCGAGGACCGCACCTGGGAGAGCTCGCGCACATCGAAGCGGAGCGCGAGCGCATCGACCCGGTGGCGATCGCGTATCTCGTTCGCGACCGCCTGGAGCCGGTCGTCGCGTCGTCCCGTGATCGCGACGTGACAGCCTTGTGCCGCGAGGGCGCGGGCCGTGGCCAGCCCGAACCCGCTCGTCGCTCCGGTGACGAGCGCCCAGCGTCCCTTGAGGTCGGTCATCGTTCCTCCGAAGTGCGCGGAAAGACGGCGAGCATAGCGAACTCGCTGGAGATGATCCAGCCGCTCCCCTAGAATCGCGCGCCGGAGCGGCCCCGCGGCGCGTGGTGGGAGAGGGGAGGGACGCAGCGTGACATACGACCTCCTCGTCGTGGGGGGCGGCATCCAAGGCGCCGCGGTCGCAAGGGACGCGGCCCTTCGCGGGCTTCGCGTGCTCCTCCTCGAGCGGGGCGATCTCGCCTCGGGGACCAGCAGCCGTTCCTCCAAGTTGATCCACGGCGGCATCCGCTATCTGGAGACCGGCCAGTTTCGCCTGGTCCGGGAGGCGCTGCGCGAGAGATCGCTCCTGTTGGAGCTGGCACCCGAATACGTCCGGCCGCTTCCCTTCCTGATTCCTCATTATCGAGGCGAGGGCCGATCGCGGCTCGCGGTCCGCGCGGGTCTCGCGCTCTACGCGGCCCTCGCGGGCAGGCATCCGCTTGCCGATCATGGCACCGTGGGTGCCGCCGAGGCGCTCGCGCTCGAGCCGGCCCTCCGGCCGGAAGGCCTCCTGGGCGGCTCGCTTTACTGGGACGCCCAAATGGACGACGCGCTCCTCTGCGTTGCCGTGGCCCTCGACGCGGAGCGGGGGGGAGCGACGCTCCACACCTACACGGAGCTCGTGAGCCTCGTCCCGGAGGGCTCGGGCTGGCGGGGGCGGTTTCGACATGTCGACACCGGAGAGGAAGGGGAGGCGGAGGCGCACTCGGTCGTGAACGCGGCCGGTCCCTGGGCAGGGGAGGTCCGCGCGCTCGTGAGCCCGTTCCCGCGCACCGGAATCCGCCGCACGCGCGGTACCCATATCGTCCTCCCGGGCTTCACGCGCGAGCGCGCGCTGCTCCTGTCCGCGCGCCGCGACGGACGCGTGTTCTTCGTCCTGCCTTGGGGGGACTATTCCCTCGTCGGGACGACCGACGTGGACGATGCCGAGGCTCCGGAGCGGGTCAGACCGCGCCCCGAGGACATACGCTACCTCCTCGAGGAGACGGCCCGGGTTCTGCCGCGGCACACGGCCGCCCGGCCGCTCCGCGCGTTCGCGGGGGTGCGCTCGCTGGCCCAAGGGAGCGCGATCCGTCCGTGGACCAACTCGCGCGAGCACAGGATCCTCGAGGAGGGATCGATGCTCACCCTGATCGGCGGGAAATATACGACGCACCGGAGCATGGCCGAGCGGGTCGTGGACCGCGTAGCGCGGAGAGCCGGGATCCGCGCCGGTCCGTGCCGGACCGGGATCACACCCCTCCCCGCGGGACGCGCGCAGAGGATCGCCACTCTTGCGGCCCGCTACCCGGGGCAGCTGAAGGCGGCCGGGCCGCTCGAAATCTCGGAGGCCGAGGCCGTGCACGCCGTCCAGGCGGAGCGCGTGCGGCATCTCGAAGACGTGCTCGAGCGCCGGACCCGGCTCTGGCTCGGCTCCGAGGCGATGCGCCGGGCGGCGGGGCCGGTCGCCGGCTGGATGGCGCCGCACCTGGGTTGGGATGATGGGGCCCGGGCCCGCGAGGTGAGCCGAGTCGTGGACGCGCTCGATGAGGAAAGCGAAATAGTCGAGGCCGCGCGGAACGCGCCGGGGGAGGCAGGGTGAGAGCCGAATTCATTCTCGCGATAGACCAGGGCACCACGGGCACGACGGTACTCGCCTTCGACCGCGCGGGAAGCCTCCGCGCGCGCGGATACGCGGAGCTTCCGCAGCATTTCCCGCGCCCGGGCTGGGTGGAGCACCGCGGCGAGGAGATCTGGGGAACCACGCTGCGCGCGCTTCGCGTGGCGTTGAGACCGCTCGGAGGAGCGCGCGCGCGGATCGCGGCAATCGGGCTCACGAACCAACGCGAGACGACCTTGGTCTGGGACCGCGCGAGCTCGAAGCCGGCCGCGCCCGCGATCGTCTGGCAGGACCGCCGCACGGCGGAACGCTGCGCGGCCTTGAAGCGCGCCGGTAACGAGGCCGAGGTATCCCGCCGCACGGGTCTCAAGCTGGACCCCTACTTCTCGGGCACGAAGCTCGAGTGGCTGCTCCGAAACGTGGGGGGGCTCCGGGCCCGCGCGCGGCGAGGCCGCCTCGCCTTCGGCACCGTCGATTCGTGGCTCCTGTGGCGGCTCACCGGGGGGAGAGCCCACGCCACGGATGCCACCAATGCGAGTCGGACTCTTCTCTACGACATTCGCCGCCACCGGTGGGATCCCGACCTGCTTCGTCTCTTCGGGGTGCCCGATTCCATGCTTCCCGAAGTGCGCCCCTCGCGCGCCGACTTCGGCGTCACCCGTGGAGTTCCCGGGCTCCCCGACGACGTGCCGGTGCTCGGGATCGCGGGGGACCAGCAGGCGGCGCTCTTCGGGCAAGGCTGCGTCGAGGCGGGCGGACTCAAGAACACCTACGGGACGGGTTGCTTCCTCCTGCTCCACACCGGCTCCAAGCTCGTTCGGTCGCGGAGCGGGCTCCTGACAACGATTGCCTGCGGCCCGCGGGGCGAGCCGCGCTACGCGCTCGAGGGGAGCGTCTTCATCGCGGGCGCCGCGATTCAGTGGCTCCGCGACGGTTTGGGAATCTTGAAAAGCGCCGAGCAGAGCGAAGCGCTCGCCCGCCAGGTCCCCGACGCGGGAGGCACCATCCTCGTTCCGGCCTTCGCGGGCCTCGGCGCCCCCTACTGGAGACCCGAGGCGCGCGGGATCTGGTGCGGGTTGACGCGTGGCACGACCCGGGCGCATCTGATCCGCGCGGCGCTCGAATCGATCGCCTATCAGTCTCGAGATCTCGTCGAAGCGATGGAGCGCGAGTCGGGCGTAGGCGTGCGCGTGCTGCGGGTCGACGGCGGGGCGTCCCTCAACGCGTTTCTGATGCAATTTCAGGCGGACCTCCTGGGTATTCGCATCGCCCGGCCCGGCCTTGTCGAGACGACCGCGCTCGGCGCGGCGCTCCTCGCGGGAATCGGGACGGGATGGTGGAAGCGAAGCACGGAGCTCAGGGCCCTGAGAGGAGGCAGGCGCGAGTTTCGTCCGCGGATGCGGCGTGCCGAGCGCGATCGGCTCTATCGCGGATGGAAGGACGCCGTGGGGGTGTTGCTGGGCGCGGGCTCCCCGTGACGCGGCCGTCCCAGGGTCCGCTCGAGCCAGGCCACGACCTCTTCCAAGATCGCCGGACCCTCGGGCTCGTTCAGAACCTCGTGAAAAAGCCCCGGGTACTCCCGGTAGGTCACCCTGCCCGGCTTCGCGGCCCGGGCCCACAGCGCGGATCCCACGCAGCTCGTCACGGGATCGGCCTGCCCCTGGATGAGCAGGGTCGGGATCGAGAGCGTCCCGGCGGCCTTGGCGAGCGAGCGGCGGATCGATTGCAGCTCCAGAAAGAGCCGCGCGCTGATCCGGAAATGGACGTACGGGTCCGCGCGGTGCGCACGGATCACTTCCGGGTCGTGCGTGAGGAGCGACGGCGGAATTTGATTTCCCTGAGTGAACGCCGGCCACAAAAGCCCGATCAGGCGCGCGGCGTGAACCTTGAGCGCGGCCGGGCGGAGCGACAGCTCGAACGGGGGGGCCGAGAGAACGAGGGCGTCGATGGAGCCCGGGTTCCGGAGGGCCCAATCGAGCGCGACGAGCGCGCCCATGCTGTGCGCCAAGAGCGCCCAGCGCCGCTCGCCTTCCTGTTCGCGGAGCATTTCCATCCAGCGCGTGACCGCCACCCGGTAATCGTCCCAGGAGCGGAGGTGTCCGCGTTTTCCCTCCGATCGCCCGTGGCCCGGCAGATCGAGCGCGCAGGCCGCAAATCCACGCGCCGCGAGCGTCCGGCCGACCCGCTCCCAGCGCCCCGAATGGTCGCCCAGGCCGTGGATGATCCCAACCGCGGGGGCCGAAGCGTCGTCTCCCCACGCGCGCGCGAAGAGCTGACCCCCGGGCACCTCGAACCATGTGTCACGGGACGTTGTTTCGAGCAAATCCCCTCCACGGTACCGGCGCGTGTCGGCGCACGGTCCCACAATACAGGAATCCTCCGGGGGCGGCGAGAATCCGGACCCCGGCGCCCGAATCTAATGTGGCATGGCCACCCAGGACGATACCCGCACTCTGGACGCCTACTCGCACGCCGTGGTCAAGGCGGTGGAGCGCGTCAGCCCGTCGGTCGTGAACATCGAGACGAGGCGCGCGGCGTCTCAAGGGCAGCCGGTCCGGGACCCGCGCGGGCTCGGCGGCAGCGCCTCCGGTTTCATCTTCACTCCCGACGGCTTCATCCTCACGAATAGCCACGTCGTCCACGGCGCGGAATCCATCCACGTGACGCGCGCCGACGGACAGGCGCGCGAAGCCCAGCTCGTCGGCGACGATCCTGAAACGGACCTCGCGGTCGTGCGGATCGGGCCCGACTCGCTCGTTCCTGCCTCGCTCGGCGATTCCGGGGCCGTGCGCGTCGGCCAGGTCGCGATCGCGATCGGGAACCCGTACGGATTCCAGACCACCGTGACCACGGGGGTTGTGAGCGCATTGGGACGATCGCTGCGCGCGCAATCCGGACGCCTGATCGACAACATCATCCAGACCGACGCGGCGCTGAACCCGGGAAACTCGGGCGGCCCGCTCGTCGACTCGCGCGGCGAGGTAATCGGCGTGAACACCGCTGTGATCATGCCGGCCCAGGGGCTTTGCTTCGCAATCGGGATCAACACCGCGAAGTTCGTGGCGGCCCGCCTCATCCGCGACGGCAAGGTCACGCGGAGCTACATCGGGGTCGGCGGGCAGACCGTCCAGGTGGCGCGCCGGGTGGCGCGTTTTCATCAACTTTCCGTGGGGAGCGGAGTTTTGGTACTCTCTATTGAGGCGGGCGGGCCCGCCGAGCGAGCCGGCGTGCGGCTGGGCGACATCATCGTCGGCTTCAACAGCCAGCCCGTCAGGGGAATCGACGATCTGCAGCAGATGCTCACCGAGCAACAGGTGGGCGTCCCGTCGCAAATAATGGTTCTCAGGCGGACCGAGAAGCTCGACCTCGAGGTTCGGCCTGGAGTCTCCCCGAGCGGCACGGTCGCCAAGGGCTAGAGCCGGCCGGCATCGCTGCCGCTGGTTTTTTGTCTCGCCGAATTTTCGCTTCACCCGTGCGCAAGACCATGAAGAGATAGGGAGGCCTGATCGCGTCATGTCTCGTTCGGAACGAATCGCCGCGCGGCGTCGGCTCTGTTGGCCCGCGCTGACGCTTCTCTTCGCGCTCGCGCCGCACCCCGCGGGCGCGGCCGTCCTTCTCGAAACCAATCCCGACAGCACCCTCACGGTCACCATTCAAAAGATCGAAGGCGCCCCGATCTCGCTCGACGAAGCCTTGCGCCTCGCGTTGATCCAAGCCACGAGGGTCCGCGAGGCGGAAGCCGCGATGCGAGCCGCGCGCGGGGCGCTCCGGCACGAGAGCGGCGCCTTCGATCCGGAGCTTTTTCTCGACGCGAATCGCACCGGAGTCGAGCAACCGACCGCGTCCCCGTTTTCAGGGGGCGCGCCTCTGCCTTCCGGGGCGACGCTCGTCAAGACGACCCAGACCCAGGCCTCGACCGGGGCTCGGGTCACGCTGCCGACCGGCACCGAGCTATCGGCCTCGCTCCTGACGACGAAGCGTGAGACCAACTCCACGTTCTCTCTGCTCGAGCCGCAGTACGATACCGACGGCGTGCTGAGCGTGAAGCAGCCCCTCCTGAAGGGATTCGGACCGGGTACCTGGGGAGATCGCTCCGCGGCGGCCCGCGAGTTCGAAGCGGCCCGCGCGCGTTACGAAGATGCGGTTCTGGACGTGCGCGCTCAGGTGGAGCGCGCGTACTGGGATCTCTACGCGGCCGTACGCGACTACGGGGTCCAGCAGATCATCCGCGGCCGGGCCAAGGCTCTCCTCGACGAGACGGAGCTTCGGGCGGGGACGGGGCTCGTGGGGCCGGGCGCTGTCGCGAACGCACGGGTCTTCCTCGCGCAGCAGGAACAGGCGGTGCTCGATGGCGAGGAAACGCTCGACCAGGTCTCCGACCGGGTCGCGACCCTGATCGGCAGGCGCCCCGAGGCGGGCGCCGCGCGATTCAAACCCACCAACGAGCCGCCCCGGGAGTTCAACGTGGAGCCCGAGGAATCGCTCGTCGCGCGCGTCTTGCGCGACAGCCGGGAGCTCCAGAGCGCCGAGCGGGAGCTGGCCGCGGCGCGCGCGCGCACCTCGAGCGCATGGTGGAACAAGCTGCCGGCGCTCGATCTGAGAGGCTCGATGGGGGGGAAGGGGCTCTCGGGAACCGGGCGGGATTTCACCAACCCGTTCACGGGCCAACCCGACCGGATCAATCTCGACGGCGGGTTCGCCGACACGTGGAGCCAGGTCCGGAAGCGCGAATTCCCCACGTGGAGCGCGGGGCTATCGCTCAGCATTCCGATCGGCTTCCGGTCGGGGGCGGGGGACCACCAGCGCCTGCGGGCCGAGGCGGATCAGGCAGAGCAGCAGATGATCGCGATGAGGCGCTCGCTCGAAGAACGGGTGCGTGCGGGCTATCGCGAGCTGGTCCACGCGTCGAAACGGAGGGAGGCGGCGCAAACCGGCGTCAACGCCTCACTCGAGCAGGTGCGTATCGGGATCGTCCAGTACCGCAACGGAAAAACGACCGCCTTCGAGCTGACGCGCGTTGCCGCGGATCTGGCCACGGCGCAACAGCGGCTATCCCAGGCCCTCGTGCGGACCGCCAAGGCGGTTGCCGATTTGAAGCGTCTGACGTCGGAAGGGCTGTCTCCGACAAAAACCCAATGAGGGAGACTGAATCCATGATTGCCCCATCAACCGTCACGGCCCGGCTCGGGCGCTGGGCTCGACCGGCGGCTTTGATCCTCTTCATCAGCGTCGCAGGCTGCGCCGGAGGCGGAGGCGCGGGCGGCTTTCGGCCGCCGCCCATGCCGGTGGAGACAGCTTCGGTCATCCAGGAGCCCGTTGCGGATCGATTCGAGGCGGTCGGCACCATCGAAGCCGCGGACGCGATCACGGCCGTTTCGGAAATCGACGGCCTGGTCGTCGACCTTCCCTTCCGCGAAGGAAGCACCGTGGAACGCGGCGGGATCATCGCCCAGTTGGACGACGCCGAGCTGCGCGCCGAGGTCGAGCGCACGGAGGCGCTTCGCGACCAGGCCCTAAACACCTACAATCGGGTGGAGGCCGTCGTGAACCAGGGCGCCGGCGCCCAGCAAGATCTGGACGACGCCGCGGCGGCCCTCAAGGTGGCCGAAGCGAATCTCGCCCTCGCCAAGGCGCGGCTTTCGAAGACGAGGATCGTCGCCCCCTTCGCGGGAATCCTGGGCGCGCGCCGGGTGAGTCCGGGGGCGTTCATCCGCGCGGGCCAGGCGATCACCGACTTGGCGAAGCTCGACGAGCTGCGCGTGAATTTCTCGGCCCCGGAGCGATACGTTCCGCTGCTCCGGCGTGGGGCGGAAGTCAGGATATCGACGACCGCCTATCCCGGATACGAGCTCAAGGGCCGCGTCGACGTGGTCGAGCCCGTGCTCGATCCCGGCACGAGGAGCGCGCGCATCGTCGCGCGCCTGCGCAATCCGGGGGGCAGATTCCGGCCGGGCATGTCGGCCAACGTCTCGGCGGTGCTGGGTCAGCGCCCCAAGGCGCTCACGATCCCGAGCGAGGCGGTATTCGCGGAAGGGGACCAATCGTTCGCGTACGTCGTGAAGCCGGATAGCACCGTGACCCGCAGCGCGCTCACGCTGGGGACGCGGCTTTCCGACGCCGTCGAGGTGGTGAAGGGCCTGGAGCCCGGCATGATGGTCGTCCGCACCGGGCACCAGAAGCTCTTCGAAGGAGCGAAGGTGATCCCCGTCTCGAGCCGGCCCGGCGGTGAGAGCGGAGGAGTGGCTCAATGAAGCTCAGCGAAGTCTCCATACGGCGCCCCGTCTTTGCGACGGTGATGAGCCTCGCGATCATCCTGTTCGGGGTGATTTCGTTCACGCGGCTCCCGGTACGCGAGTACCCGGACATCGACCCGCCGATCGTCTCGATCACGACGTTTTATCGCGGCGCGAGCCCGAACGTGGTCGAGACCGAGGTCACCGATGTTCTGGAAGAGCAGCTCGCGACGCTCGAGGGGGTGAAGACGATCCAATCCTCGAGCCTCGAGCAGGGCTCCAGCATCACCGTCGAATTCGAGCTGAGCCGAAACGTGGAGCAGGCTGCGAACGACGTGCGTGACAAGGTTGCGCGCGTGCGGGGCCAGCTCCCGAGGGAAGCGGACGACCCGATCGTCGCCAAGGTGGACGTGAACGCCCAGCCGATCGTGTGGCTCGCCCTTTCCAGCACGAGCCACAACGGTCTGGAGCTGACCGAGACCGCCGAGCTGGTCCTCAAAGATCGCCTCCAGCATGTTCCGGGAGTCGGATCGATCTTCATCGGCGGCGGGCGGCGCTACGCGATGCGCGTCTGGCTTGATCCGCTGCGGATGGCGAGCCGCGGAATTACCACGCAGGACGTGGAGCGCGCCATCCGGGAGGAAAACGCCGAAATCCCGGGGGGCCGGGTCGAGGGGAAAGGACGCGAGTTCGCGGTCCGGACGCGCGGGGAGCTGACCAAACCCGACGAGTTCGCGTCGCTCGTCGTCTCCCAGTCGGGCAACGACGTCGTTCGCCTCGGAGACGTAGCGAGGGTCGAAGTCGGTCCCGAGGACGAGCGGACCGCGGTCCGCTGGAACGGGCAGCAGGCGGTCGGGCTCGGAATCATCAAGCAATCCAAGGCGAGCACGCTGGATGTGGCGTCCGGAGTCCGGAAGATCTTGCCCGAGCTGAGGCAGTTGATTCCGCCCGGGATGATCCTCGACGTCGCCTACGATTCATCGAGCTTCATCCAGGATTCGATCAACGAGGTCTCGCATACGATCCTCATCGCGATGTGTCTCGTGGTGCTCGTGATCATCGTCTTCCTCAAGAGCTTCCGCGCCACGTTCATACCCGCGGTCGCGATCCCGATCTCGATTGTCGGCGCCCTGGCGGTGGCCTACTTCCTCGGATTCACCATCAACATCCTGACGCTCCTCTCGCTGGTTTTGGCGATCGGCCTCGTGGTGGACGACGCAATCGTCATGCTGGAGAACGTGTATCGCCATCTGGAAATGGGAAAAACCCGCAGGCAAGCGGCCCTCGATGGGTCGAAGGAGATCGGGTTCGCGATCATGGCGACGACGATCTCGCTCGTCGCGGTCTTCGTGCCGGTCGCTTTCCTCCAGGGGACGGTGGGACGGCTCTTCAACGAGTTTGGGATCACGCTGGCGGTCGCCGTGCTGATCTCCGGATTCGTCGCGCTCTCGCTCACGCCGATGCTCACCTCGCGGATGCTCAAGCCGCTCCACGGCGGATCCGACACGTGGGCGTCGCGGACCTTCGACGCCTTCTTTGACTGGTTGAACCGGTTCTACGATCGCGTGCTTCGTGGCGCCCTGCGTCACCGGGGGCGCGTGTTCGGTGTGGCGGCGCTCCTCGTCTTGATCGCGGGGGCCGCCTTCTTCTTCATGAGGCGCGAGCTGGTTCCGACCGAAGACCGCGGGATCGCATTCGGAATCGTGATCGCGCCCGAAGGCTCGACCCTTCTCTACACGGATCGCTACATGCGCCAGATCGAGTCGATTCTGCTCCGGCTTCCCGAGCGGAGGGGGCTGTTCACCGCCACCGGTTTGGGATTCGGGGGACCGGGCCAGGTGACCAACGGGTTCATTTTCGTGAATCTGAAGCCCCGGCATGAGCGGCACAAATCGCAGCAGCAGATCGTCCAGGAGCTTTTCCCGCAGCTCTTCTCGATACCGGGTGTCTTGGCGTTCGTGATCAACCCGCCTAGCCTCGGCGGAAGGTTCTCGTCCTCCGCAGTCGAATACGTTCTCGAAGCGGATAGCTACGAGGAGCTGCGGCAGGCGACCGCGACGATGATGGCGAAGGCTTCGCAACTCGCGATCGGGAAGCCGCCGAAGGCCTTTCCCTATCTGATCAACCTCGATTCCGACCTGAAGCTCAACAAGCCTCAGCTCGAGATCTCGATCGACCGCGACCGGGCCGCGGGGTTGGGTGTCTCGGTGACGGAAATCGGCACGACGCTCGAGACGTTGCTCGGCGGCCGCGAGGTCACCGATTTCAAGCGCGGGTCCAAGCAGTACCACGTGATCGCGCAGGTCCCCGCCTCCGGGCGCGCGACGCCCGACGTGATCGAGGAGATCTACGTACGGGGCAACGAGGGGCTGGTTCAGCTCGCAAATGTCGTGAAGGTGAAGGAGACCGTGGCCCCGAAGGAGCTCAACCACTACAACCGCGTCCGCTCGGCGACGATCAGCGCGAACCTGATCCCCGTTGTCTCCCTGGGACAAGCCCTGGATGACCTGGACAGGATCGCCCAGGCCGATTTGCCACCGACCGTCCGCCACGAGCTCGCCGGGCAGTCGAAGGAGTTCCGCGAATCGAGCAACAGCCTCTACTTCCTGTTTCTCCTCGCGGTGGTATTCATCTACCTCGTGCTCGCCGCCCAGTTCGAGAGCTTCATCCACCCGCTCACCATTCTCCTGTCCGTGCCGCTGGCCGTGGTCGGGGCCCTGATCTCGCTCTTCGTCTTTGGCCAGAGCATGAACATATTCTCGCAGATCGGGCTCATCATGCTCATCGGGCTCGTGACGAAAAATTCGATCCTGATTGTCGAGTACTCGAACCAGCTTCGAGCCAGGGGACGCGAGGTCACGGAGGCCGTCGTGGAGGCCGCGAAGATCCGGCTTCGTCCGATCCTCATGACCTCCTTCGCCACGGTATTCGGGATTCTGCCGATCGCGATCGGCTTCGGGGCCGGAGCGGAATCACGGCGTCCGCTGGGGATCGCGGTGGTAGGAGGACTTATCTTTTCGACCTTCCTCACCCTTCTCCTTGTTCCGTCCATGTACACCCTGCTGGCAAGGTTTTCCAGGGCCGAGGGAGGAGAGGCTGCGGAAAGGGCAGTCGCGACGCCCGCCCGAGAGCAGGGAGCACCCGAGCCCGAAGAGACGCTCGTCGCCGCAAGAACCTCGAAATGAAAGAGCCGCTTTAGAATTTTGCTGCGTCCGTAGCTTTACGCGAGCGAGAGCGCACGCAACGGGAGACTTGCTGGCCTCCTAGGTACACGCTTCTTTCGGCGTAATGGGTGCTCTTCTTGCACGCTCCGATGCATCTCGCATTCCAGCAACACTCAGGTAATCCCCGACCCCAAAATCAGGAAATGGCACAGAATCTGCGGAGGTTCTGGGAAACCCCAATCGCCGGCGATTTAGTACATCTCAGCACCCCAGCAAAGGAAGGCTTATGGGCCACCGTCGCCGGCGGCTATCCGTCTGCGCAACAAGCGTCGCGATTCTCGTCTCACTCGTCCCGGCTGTCCCTTCCGTATTCACACCTAATCCGGCATTCGCCGCGTCGGCCACGCTTCTCTGGACCGCGCCCGGAGACGATGGTTCGGTGGGGCGCGCCTCACAGTACGCCCTTCGGATCAGCACGAACGCGATCTCCGCAAAGGACACGCTCTCCTGGTGGAATGCCGCCACGAGCCTGAGCATGGCCGGAAAGATCCCGGCGGTCGCCGGCACGCTCGACTCCACGGTTGTGAGCGGGCTCACCTCGGGCACGCGCTATTACGCGATCATTCGCGCCGCGGACGAGGTGCCGAATTGGAGCGGCTTCTCGAACGTCGCGGCGATCGATGCCGCCCTCGTTGCCGCGGTCACGGTGACCGGGACGGTGAGGGAATCCTCGACGGGGATCGCGATCGGAGGCGCGGCGGTGCACGAGAGCGGGAGCGGCGTCATCGTGTATACGCAGCCCGACGGCACATACTCCCTTTCGGTACCCGCGGGGACGCTCAGCATCACCGCGTCCAAGTACGGCTACAGCCCGGTGACCTCGAGCGTCGCCGCCGCCTCGGCAAGCTCGAAGACGCTCGACTTCACGCTCCCCAAGATTCCGACCGGAACGCTCTCCGGCGTCGTGTTCCGGGCCAACGACGGGACATTCGTGAGCGGGGCCGAGATCACTTCCCCCGGCACGCCGCTCCAGGGGGTGACAGGATCCGACGGCAAATTCGCTTTGGTTGTTCCGCAGAGCACCGTGACCCTCCGCTGCGACCGGCCGGGCTTCAAGCTCTTCACAAGGAGCGTGACGATCACGGCCGGGAAAGCCCAGGTGGTCAATTTCTCGCTGACGCCCGCCGTCTATTACGACGACGCTGAGACCGACATGGGGTGGAGCCTGAGCGCGGTGGGAGACGACGCTGTGACCGGGAAATGGGTTCGCGCGGCTCCGGTCGGCACGATCGCCGGGACGGTGGAAGTGCAGCCCTCCAAGGACCACACGCCCGGCGCCGGGACCGCGTGCTTCGTCACGGGCAATGGCACCAAGGCCACGGACCTCGGCGAAGCGGACGTGGACGGCGGTCGCACCACGCTCACGAGCCCTGCCCTTCGCCTCGCGGGAATTGTGGATCCGCGGATCGTCTATTGGCGCTGGTTCAGCAACGACGCGAGCTCCAACCCCGGAGAAGATGCTTTCCTCACACAGATCTCGAATAACGGAGGGGCGTGGGTCACCGTCAGCAATCTGTACACGACGCGTAACTACTGGGAGAGGATGGAGATTGCCGTAAAGAGCTATTTCTCCCAGCCGGGCAACGTGCAGGTGCGCTTCATCGCCAAGGACCTCGGGAACACGTCGATTGTCGAGGCGGCGATCGACGACCTGATGTACTACTCCGGGACCACCGTGACCGCCGTTTACGAGGAAGAAGGAGCCCCCTCGCCGGGGCTGGTCATCGGCGCTCCGAGGCCCTCCCCTACGCGCGGGCCCACAGAGATCAGCCTCGAGCTCCCCAAAGCCGCGGAGATCGTGGCAGACATCTTCAACGTTCAGGGGAGGCTGGTCCGGACCCTCGGCCGGCGCACTCTGCCGGCGGGACGCCACATGCTGCGATGGGACGGGAGGCTCGACGCGGGGGGCAACGCCGCGTCCGGCGTGTACTGGCTCAAGGTTGGGGCCGGAGACGTGGAGAAGCGCTTCAAGCTCGTGGTCGTGCGCTAGCGCCCGCCCCGGCGCGCCACGCCGTAGCGCGCCACGCCGTAGCGCGCCACCGTCGCTGTTCGTGCCCCCCGCGGTCAGGAAAATCCTTGCCAGTGCGCGCGGCTCGGGGCAACATGGTGCGCTTCGAACGCTGATAGGTTCTTCGAGGGCACCCGATGGAAGCGGCGGCGCACCCCCACAGTCACGAGCCGGTCCCGAGCCGATGGCCGATCATCACGGCGTTGGGCGCCGGGCTGATTCCGGTCGGGCTTGT
Proteins encoded:
- a CDS encoding efflux RND transporter periplasmic adaptor subunit — its product is MRETESMIAPSTVTARLGRWARPAALILFISVAGCAGGGGAGGFRPPPMPVETASVIQEPVADRFEAVGTIEAADAITAVSEIDGLVVDLPFREGSTVERGGIIAQLDDAELRAEVERTEALRDQALNTYNRVEAVVNQGAGAQQDLDDAAAALKVAEANLALAKARLSKTRIVAPFAGILGARRVSPGAFIRAGQAITDLAKLDELRVNFSAPERYVPLLRRGAEVRISTTAYPGYELKGRVDVVEPVLDPGTRSARIVARLRNPGGRFRPGMSANVSAVLGQRPKALTIPSEAVFAEGDQSFAYVVKPDSTVTRSALTLGTRLSDAVEVVKGLEPGMMVVRTGHQKLFEGAKVIPVSSRPGGESGGVAQ
- a CDS encoding efflux RND transporter permease subunit; the encoded protein is MKLSEVSIRRPVFATVMSLAIILFGVISFTRLPVREYPDIDPPIVSITTFYRGASPNVVETEVTDVLEEQLATLEGVKTIQSSSLEQGSSITVEFELSRNVEQAANDVRDKVARVRGQLPREADDPIVAKVDVNAQPIVWLALSSTSHNGLELTETAELVLKDRLQHVPGVGSIFIGGGRRYAMRVWLDPLRMASRGITTQDVERAIREENAEIPGGRVEGKGREFAVRTRGELTKPDEFASLVVSQSGNDVVRLGDVARVEVGPEDERTAVRWNGQQAVGLGIIKQSKASTLDVASGVRKILPELRQLIPPGMILDVAYDSSSFIQDSINEVSHTILIAMCLVVLVIIVFLKSFRATFIPAVAIPISIVGALAVAYFLGFTINILTLLSLVLAIGLVVDDAIVMLENVYRHLEMGKTRRQAALDGSKEIGFAIMATTISLVAVFVPVAFLQGTVGRLFNEFGITLAVAVLISGFVALSLTPMLTSRMLKPLHGGSDTWASRTFDAFFDWLNRFYDRVLRGALRHRGRVFGVAALLVLIAGAAFFFMRRELVPTEDRGIAFGIVIAPEGSTLLYTDRYMRQIESILLRLPERRGLFTATGLGFGGPGQVTNGFIFVNLKPRHERHKSQQQIVQELFPQLFSIPGVLAFVINPPSLGGRFSSSAVEYVLEADSYEELRQATATMMAKASQLAIGKPPKAFPYLINLDSDLKLNKPQLEISIDRDRAAGLGVSVTEIGTTLETLLGGREVTDFKRGSKQYHVIAQVPASGRATPDVIEEIYVRGNEGLVQLANVVKVKETVAPKELNHYNRVRSATISANLIPVVSLGQALDDLDRIAQADLPPTVRHELAGQSKEFRESSNSLYFLFLLAVVFIYLVLAAQFESFIHPLTILLSVPLAVVGALISLFVFGQSMNIFSQIGLIMLIGLVTKNSILIVEYSNQLRARGREVTEAVVEAAKIRLRPILMTSFATVFGILPIAIGFGAGAESRRPLGIAVVGGLIFSTFLTLLLVPSMYTLLARFSRAEGGEAAERAVATPAREQGAPEPEETLVAARTSK